The Lycium ferocissimum isolate CSIRO_LF1 chromosome 10, AGI_CSIRO_Lferr_CH_V1, whole genome shotgun sequence genome window below encodes:
- the LOC132034002 gene encoding F-box only protein 8-like, with product MVGRRHLPEDILVDILLRLPVELLLRFRCVSKRWYALIKSSSFIEKHFHHKNNRARLLVCNLTMSLDEGMSIDFSLLPDKIVPDVHPELKILHQLRRRVTDFNSVAGPVDGLFLLEKVEPNPEDDNSLALWNPATREFWPLPPVTFELQPFRDHNYQFALGFDPSARDYKVLWIQKFWDDVSPNCLVNVYSLRNNSWKNLKTEFPYCCSLHNPIGATHLNGVYYWLSGRLDNKSCRICSFDMCSEQFGEMQGPVFPNAQWGQLMLRGDSLALLVGVDPCKPTSIYDVWVMNQHESSWTKVLTVQPLIKVSHLPCGVGEDDKMIFQIDETSQLVLYDPTTRQITDLGFQLDFIYGRSWVSNYKESLVPIRRGNDSQGEDNAVEQIEHFFNRFEKTCGPRGCYLKN from the exons ATGGTTGGTAGACGTCATTTACCAGAAGATATATTAGTGGATATTCTACTGAGGTTGCCTGTGGAACTACTCTTGCGTTTCAGATGTGTGTCCAAGCGTTGGTATGCTCTCATCAAAAGTTCGAGTTTCATAGAAAagcattttcatcacaagaacAATCGTGCCCGTCTCCTCGTTTGTAacttaacaatgtcattagatgAAGGAATGTCCATTGATTTCTCCTTACTTCCCGACAAAATAGTTCCAGATGTTCACCCTGAACTAAAAATTCTCCATCAGCTTCGgagg aggGTCACTGATTTCAACTCTGTTGCTGGCCCAGTTGATGGCCTATTCTTACTGGAGAAAGTGGAGCCTAATCCTGAAGATGATAATAGCTTGGCTTTGTGGAATCCGGCCACCAGAGAGTTCTGGCCTCTGCCTCCTGTGACTTTTGAGCTTCAGCCATTCAGAGATCATAATTATCAATTTGCATTAGGGTTTGACCCGTCGGCCCGAGATTATAAGGTTCTATGGATTCAAAAATTTTGGGATGATGTTTCCCCTAATTGCTTGGTCAATGTCTATTCCTTACGCAACAACTCGTGGAAGAACCTGAAAACTGAATTTCCTTACTGTTGTAGCTTACACAATCCCATTGGTGCCACACATCTCAATGGGGTATATTATTGGCTCTCTGGGCGCCTAGACAACAAAAGCTGCCGCATATGCTCATTTGACATGTGCAGCGAACAATTTGGGGAGATGCAAGGACCAGTTTTTCCAAATGCACAGTGGGGACAGCTCATGTTGCGCGGTGACTCACTTGCTCTCTTAGTTGGTGTTGACCCTTGTAAACCAACATCCATATATGATGTGTGGGTAATGAACCAACACGAGAGTAGTTGGACCAAAGTTCTTACTGTTCAACCTCTAATAAAAGTTTCTCATTTGCCTTGTGGAGTCGGGGAGGATGATAAGATGATTTTCCAAATAGATGAAACTTCACAACTGGTGCTATATGACCCTACAACAAGACAAATAACAGATCTTGGGTTTCAGCTGGACTTTATCTATGGTCGCTCTTGGGTTTCCAATTACAAGGAGAGCCTAGTTCCAATAAGGAGAGGAAATGACAGCCAGGGCGAGGACAATGCAGTCGAGCAGATTGAGCACTTCTTCAATAGGTTCGAAAAAACATGCGGGCCTCGTGGTTGTTACTTGAAGAATTAA
- the LOC132035486 gene encoding F-box protein CPR1-like → MVGRRHFPEDILVDILLRLPVEPLLRFRRVSKCWYALIKSPSFIEKHFHHKNNRARLLICNLTMSLDEGRSIDFSLLPDKIVPDVHPELKILHQLRRVTDFNSVASPVDGLFLLEKVELNSEDDVSLALWNPATREFWPLPPVTFELQPFRGHDYTVALGFDPSTLDYKVLQIQRFWDHVSPNCSVFSLCNNSWKNLKPEFRYCCSLYEPIGDTYLNGVYYWFFGRLDNRSCRICSFDMCSEQFREMQGPVIPNAQWGKLMLHGDSLAILVGVNPGKPMISIYDVWVMNQQEGSWAKVLTVQPLIKFAHWPRGVREDDKMIFEITETSQLVLYDPTTRQVTDLGFELDLILGRSWVFNYKESLVPLRRRNDSQGKDNAVEQIDHFFNSLERTSRPGGCYL, encoded by the coding sequence ATGGTTGGTAGACGTCATTTTCCAGAAGATATATTAGTGGATATTCTATTGAGGTTGCCTGTGGAACCACTCTTGCGTTTCAGACGTGTTTCCAAGTGTTGGTATGCTCTCATCAAAAGTCCGAGTTTCATAGAAAagcattttcatcacaagaacAATCGTGCCCGTCTCCTCATTTGTAacttaacaatgtcattagatgAAGGAAGGTCCATCGATTTCTCCTTACTTCCCGACAAAATAGTTCCAGATGTACATCCTGAACTAAAAATTCTCCATCAGCTTCGGAGGGTCACTGATTTCAACTCTGTTGCTAGCCCAGTTGACGGCCTATTCTTATTGGAGAAAGTGGAGCTTAATTCTGAAGATGATGTTAGCTTGGCTTTGTGGAATCCGGCCACCAGAGAGTTTTGGCCTCTGCCTCCTGTGACTTTTGAGCTTCAGCCATTCAGAGGTCATGATTATACAGTTGCATTAGGGTTTGACCCGTCGACTCTAGATTATAAGGTTCTACAGATTCAAAGATTTTGGGATCATGTTTCCCCTAATTGCTCGGTCTTTTCCTTATGCAACAACTCGTGGAAGAACCTGAAACCTGAATTTCGTTACTGTTGTAGCTTATACGAGCCCATTGGCGACACATATCTCAATGGGGTATATTATTGGTTCTTTGGGCGCCTAGACAACAGAAGCTGCCGCATATGCTCATTTGACATGTGCAGCGAACAGTTTAGGGAGATGCAAGGACCAGTTATTCCAAATGCACAGTGGGGAAAGCTCATGTTGCACGGTGACTCACTCGCTATCTTAGTTGGTGTCAACCCTGGTAAACCAATGATATCCATATATGATGTGTGGGTAATGAACCAACAAGAGGGTAGTTGGGCCAAAGTTCTCACTGTTCAACCTCTAATAAAATTTGCTCATTGGCCTCGCGGAGTCCGGGAGGATGATAAGATGATTTTCGAAATAACTGAAACTTCACAACTGGTGCTATATGACCCTACAACAAGACAAGTTACTGATCTTGGATTTGAGCTGGACTTAATATTGGGGCGCTCTTGGGTGTTCAATTACAAGGAGAGCTTAGTTCCATTAAGGAGAAGAAATGACAGCCAGGGCAAGGATAATGCAGTTGAGCAAATTGATCACTTCTTCAATAGCTTAGAAAGAACATCCAGGCCTGGTGGTTGTTACCTATAG